The genome window CCCGACGGCACTTTCACATGCTGCGGCGCCAGCTCGTCCAGACGCTGAGGCAGCGGCCATGGCAGCAGGTTATGCAAGAAGCTGGAAATATCCAGATTGGCAAAATGGCTCAGACGCGAGACTTTGCCCAGGTAAGGCATCAGCCAGTGTTCGAGGCTGGCGAGCAAAGCCTTATCGCTGATATCCGGCCATTCGCTGGCTTTGCCGGCGTCGAGGTGGCGCAGCAGCATGACGCGGGCCTGCCATTGGCGCAGTTCCGGCGTCCACGGCAGCAGCTCCAGGCCTTTGCGACGCACCAGGTTGACCAGCGCCTGGCTGCGCGCGGACTCGTCGAGGCCGGTGAGCGGTTCGCGGCTGAGCACCAGTTCGCCGACTTTGCGTTGGCGCTCGGCGCGTAGCACGCCTTCGCGCTCGTCCCAGTCAAGTTGATCGACGTTGCGCACCTGCTCGGCAAGCACCGTGTCGAACAGCGCCGGGTCAAAATCAGCCGCCAGGTAGATGCGCTCTTCACGCTGGCCCTGGCGGCTGCCCAGGTCGGCAATCACCAGCCAGGGCTGTTTCATCAAACTGTCGGCCTCGGCGAACAGCGCGGCACGACCGTTGGCCAGGCGGTATTCGGCGCCGCCTGGGCGACGTTGCTGGGCGACGCGGTCCGGATAGGCCAGCGCCAACAGAGCGCCGAGCCAACGCGGATGATCGGGATCCGCCACGGGTTGCGTGGCCTGACCTCTCAAGTAGCCGCGATATTGTCGGGCCAATTGTTTGGCCCGTTGCACGCCGCCTTGAGTACCGCGCGCGCGTTCTTCACCGGACAGCAGCGCCAGGCGACTGTGTAAATCCGCACCGCCGCCGCGCAGGATGTCGCGCTCGCCCAACAGCGCGGCGACATCGTACGCGGTGCTTGCCAGCCCCAGGTCCTGCCCGCGCAACAGCAGATGGGCGATACGCGGGTGGGCCGGCAGTTCGGCCATTTTCTGGCCGTGGGCGGTGAGTGTGTCGTCATTCAACGCGCCGAGACGCACCAGCAAATCCTGGGCCTGGGCATACGCGGCGGTGGGCGGCACATCCAGCCACACCAGTTGGGTGGGCGTGACGCCCCAGCGCGCCAACTGCAGGGCCAGGCCGGCCAGGTCGGCGGCGAGGATTTCCGCGCTGCCATAGGCGGCCAGGCCTTCGTGTTGGTCCTCAGACCATAGGCGATAACACACGCCCGGCTCCAGGCGCCCTGCCCGACCGGCGCGCTGGGTGGCGCTAGCGCGAGAAATACGCTGGGTGTCGAGGCGGGTCATGCCGCTGCCCGGGTCGAAACGCGGAACCAGTGCCAGCCCAGCATCGATCACTACACGCACGCCGTTGATGGTGAGGCTGGTCTCGGCAATATTGGTCGCCAGCACCACTTTGCGTTTACCGGCAGGCGCCGGGTCGATGGCGGCGCGTTGGGCATTGAGGTCCAGTTCGCCATGCAGCGGGCACAACAGCACATCGCTGCGCTCGCCCAGGGCATCCGCTAATTGCTGATTGACCCGGCGAATCTCCGCCTGCCCCGGCAAGAACACCAGCACACTGCCGGTTTCGTCATGCAGGGCTTCGAGGATGGTCTGCACCACGCGCGGTTCGATAAATTCGCCGGGCTGATAAGGGCGGCCCCAGCGCATCTGCACCGGGAACATGCGCCCTTGGCTGCGCAGGATCGGCGCGTCGTCCAGCAGGCTGGC of Pseudomonas azotoformans contains these proteins:
- the hrpB gene encoding ATP-dependent helicase HrpB; amino-acid sequence: MNSLPIDEVLPALRDALANRHEAVLEAPPGAGKTTRVPLALLNEPWLAGQTILMLEPRRLAARAAAERLASELGEKVGETVGYRIRLDSKVGPNTRIEVVTEGILTRRLQDDPALEGVGLLIFDEFHERSLDADLALALSLNGRELFRDEQPLKILLMSATLEGERLASLLDDAPILRSQGRMFPVQMRWGRPYQPGEFIEPRVVQTILEALHDETGSVLVFLPGQAEIRRVNQQLADALGERSDVLLCPLHGELDLNAQRAAIDPAPAGKRKVVLATNIAETSLTINGVRVVIDAGLALVPRFDPGSGMTRLDTQRISRASATQRAGRAGRLEPGVCYRLWSEDQHEGLAAYGSAEILAADLAGLALQLARWGVTPTQLVWLDVPPTAAYAQAQDLLVRLGALNDDTLTAHGQKMAELPAHPRIAHLLLRGQDLGLASTAYDVAALLGERDILRGGGADLHSRLALLSGEERARGTQGGVQRAKQLARQYRGYLRGQATQPVADPDHPRWLGALLALAYPDRVAQQRRPGGAEYRLANGRAALFAEADSLMKQPWLVIADLGSRQGQREERIYLAADFDPALFDTVLAEQVRNVDQLDWDEREGVLRAERQRKVGELVLSREPLTGLDESARSQALVNLVRRKGLELLPWTPELRQWQARVMLLRHLDAGKASEWPDISDKALLASLEHWLMPYLGKVSRLSHFANLDISSFLHNLLPWPLPQRLDELAPQHVKVPSGSSVRLDYSEQPPILAVRLQELFGLADTPRIAGGRQVVKLHLLSPARRPVQVTQDLANFWRSTYAEVKKDLKGRYPKHYWPDDPLVAEATARIKPRKS